One stretch of Serinicoccus hydrothermalis DNA includes these proteins:
- a CDS encoding response regulator transcription factor: protein MIRIVLADDHPVVRTGLRAMLSGDPDLDVIGEAATPDDVVALASDLIPDVVLMDLQFGTDQTGADATRRIRALHHPPAVLVLTNYDTDSDILGAVEAGASGYLLKDAPLEELIAAIRAAAAGETALAPAIAGRLLARMRSPQPNLSARETEVLRLVANGATNNDIAARLHISDATVKSHLVHIYTKLGVSSRTAAVASARDSGLLW, encoded by the coding sequence GTGATCCGGATCGTGCTTGCCGATGACCACCCCGTCGTCCGCACGGGCTTGCGGGCGATGCTCTCAGGCGACCCCGACCTCGACGTGATCGGGGAAGCGGCAACCCCTGACGATGTCGTCGCCCTCGCGAGCGATCTGATACCGGACGTGGTGCTCATGGACTTGCAGTTCGGCACCGACCAGACCGGAGCCGACGCGACCCGCCGCATCCGCGCACTCCACCATCCGCCTGCCGTGCTGGTGCTCACGAACTACGACACCGACAGCGACATCCTCGGCGCCGTCGAAGCCGGAGCCAGCGGCTACCTCCTCAAAGACGCCCCACTCGAGGAGCTCATCGCTGCAATCCGCGCCGCAGCCGCAGGCGAGACCGCCCTCGCCCCCGCGATCGCGGGACGACTGCTCGCCCGGATGCGTTCCCCGCAACCCAACCTCAGCGCCCGCGAGACCGAAGTGCTGCGACTCGTCGCAAACGGCGCGACGAACAACGACATCGCGGCACGACTGCATATCAGCGACGCGACAGTGAAATCACACCTCGTGCACATCTACACCAAGCTCGGCGTCTCCTCCCGCACCGCCGCCGTCGCTTCTGCACGTGACTCCGGCCTACTGTGGTGA
- a CDS encoding sensor histidine kinase, with translation MSHSTLAPVFTGLRFGLHTLLIGLAGFTVVRAYVVSSPAATWTLVMGIAFVAVYLAGAWAARAQGESGVSRRGDAVGWIAALTLLWAVLTWLSPEGAYLVFPLFFLYLHVLPGRGGVAAIVVTTAFAILALGLHLGFSVGGVIGPLVGAGVALLIGLAYRALRREAEERERLVAELIRTRQHLAQTEREQGALAERARLAREIHDTVAQGLSSIQMLLRAAERDTPEPGAGYVRLARETAADSLADTRQIIRELTPTRLGDGLAPALHRLGQEQSDRASIPVEVSAEELDLPMGTQIALLRIFQGALSNTIRHANATRITAELTRGNATVSLVVRDDGRGFEVSSAVADSHEADSFGLHAMRERLEQLDGTLTIASAPQQGTTVTARLPLLPGSEAAS, from the coding sequence ATGTCGCATTCGACCCTCGCCCCGGTGTTCACCGGTCTCCGGTTCGGCCTGCACACCCTCCTGATCGGGCTCGCGGGCTTCACGGTTGTGCGCGCATACGTCGTCTCCTCGCCGGCTGCGACATGGACGCTGGTCATGGGGATCGCGTTCGTCGCGGTGTATCTCGCGGGTGCATGGGCGGCGCGGGCACAAGGCGAGTCAGGAGTGTCCCGGCGCGGTGACGCCGTCGGCTGGATCGCCGCGCTCACGCTGTTGTGGGCGGTGCTGACGTGGCTGAGCCCCGAGGGGGCCTACCTCGTCTTCCCGCTGTTCTTCCTCTACCTCCACGTCCTGCCCGGACGTGGAGGGGTCGCGGCGATCGTGGTCACGACCGCGTTCGCGATCCTCGCCCTCGGCCTCCATCTAGGGTTCAGCGTCGGCGGGGTGATCGGCCCACTGGTGGGCGCCGGCGTCGCCCTACTGATCGGGCTCGCCTACCGTGCGCTTCGGCGTGAAGCCGAAGAGCGCGAACGGCTCGTTGCCGAGCTGATCCGCACTCGGCAACACCTCGCCCAGACCGAACGCGAACAGGGCGCACTGGCGGAGCGCGCCCGACTCGCTCGTGAAATTCATGACACCGTCGCCCAGGGCCTGTCCTCGATCCAGATGCTGTTGCGTGCCGCTGAACGCGACACCCCCGAACCCGGTGCCGGGTACGTGCGGCTCGCCCGCGAGACCGCGGCCGACAGCCTCGCGGACACGAGGCAGATCATCCGCGAGCTCACCCCGACCCGCCTCGGCGACGGACTCGCCCCCGCCCTGCACCGCCTCGGTCAGGAACAGTCCGACCGCGCGTCCATCCCTGTCGAGGTGAGTGCCGAGGAACTCGACTTGCCGATGGGAACCCAGATCGCGCTGTTGCGGATCTTTCAGGGCGCGCTTTCGAACACGATCCGCCACGCGAATGCCACCCGCATCACCGCCGAACTCACCCGAGGCAACGCCACGGTATCTCTGGTGGTACGCGATGACGGCCGCGGCTTTGAGGTGTCCTCCGCGGTCGCCGACTCGCACGAGGCCGACTCCTTCGGGTTGCACGCCATGCGTGAGCGCCTCGAACAACTCGACGGCACCCTCACCATCGCCTCGGCCCCCCAACAGGGCACCACGGTCACCGCGCGACTGCCGCTCCTCCCCGGAAGCGAGGCGGCATCGTGA
- a CDS encoding GntR family transcriptional regulator: protein MGSGAKAEEAYQALEELIVFQRLEPGTLVSETQLTELTGLGRTPVREALQRLARHRMVHIYPNRGVLIPATSVEEQLRLLELRLSLEKLAVCLACERATASDRRHMEEMASTLERDDFTMDEYAGTVRDTHGLIVRASHNNYLADAIAPLQGLSRRFWFAHVKDHAAEIHAGARLHRAILTAIVTTDPKAAEQAVENLNRYLVDFAYATIRPSVETTDRSARPGAN, encoded by the coding sequence ATGGGCAGCGGTGCCAAGGCAGAAGAGGCCTACCAGGCGCTGGAAGAACTGATCGTCTTCCAGCGCCTCGAGCCAGGCACGCTCGTGTCTGAGACCCAGCTCACCGAGCTCACCGGCCTAGGACGCACCCCGGTCCGGGAGGCCTTGCAGCGCCTGGCGCGGCACCGCATGGTGCACATCTACCCCAACCGGGGTGTGCTCATCCCGGCCACCTCGGTCGAGGAACAGCTGCGCCTGCTCGAGCTACGGCTCAGCCTCGAAAAGCTCGCGGTGTGCCTCGCCTGCGAACGCGCAACCGCGTCAGACCGCCGTCATATGGAGGAGATGGCCTCCACTCTCGAGCGCGACGACTTCACCATGGACGAGTACGCCGGGACCGTCCGGGACACCCACGGTCTGATCGTGCGCGCCTCGCATAACAACTACCTCGCGGACGCGATCGCACCTTTGCAGGGACTCTCCAGACGGTTCTGGTTCGCCCACGTCAAAGACCACGCAGCCGAGATCCACGCCGGCGCCCGGCTGCACCGCGCGATCTTGACCGCCATCGTCACGACAGACCCGAAGGCCGCCGAGCAGGCCGTAGAGAATCTCAACAGGTACCTCGTCGACTTCGCCTACGCAACGATCCGACCCTCGGTCGAGACGACTGACCGCTCGGCCCGTCCAGGAGCCAACTGA